From the genome of Vanessa tameamea isolate UH-Manoa-2023 chromosome 16, ilVanTame1 primary haplotype, whole genome shotgun sequence, one region includes:
- the LOC113403030 gene encoding allatotropin-like — translation MNITVLAVFVAVCLCVSEGAPDGRLTRKQQRPTRGFKNVEMMTARGFGKRARTERDVDHQTSSDRTNRGTPTFKSPSVGIARDFGKRTLELDTEDEPVRRKFDPKGPLMVAYEFGKRSSDDLNEEEEEIRVTRGTFRPNSSVLIARGYGKREGMGNGVYGLDNFWENLEAQEKEGQDGAEEKTLDSIPLDWFVNEMINNPDFGRSVVRKFIDLNQDGLLSSDELLRNV, via the exons ATGAACATAACAGTATTAGCAGTTTTTGTGGCGGTATGCCTCTGCGTCTCCGAGGGCGCTCCCGACGGCCGGCTCACAAGAAAGCAGCAACGCCCGACCCGCGGCTTCAAAAACGTAGAAATGATGACAGCTAGAGGTTTCGGAAAGCGCGCTAGGACTGAAC GCGACGTCGATCATCAAACATCGTCGGATCGCACAAATCGCGGTACGCCAACATTTAAGAGTCCTTCCGTCGGAATAGCAAGAGATTTTGGCAAAAGAACACTCGAATTGGATACAGAAG ATGAACCAGTTCGCAGGAAGTTTGACCCTAAAGGCCCCTTGATGGTGGCTTATGAATTTGGCAAAAGGAGTAGCGATGATCTCAATGAGGAAG AGGAGGAAATTAGGGTGACCAGAGGCACTTTCAGGCCAAACTCCAGCGTACTTATCGCGAGAGGATATGGCAAGAGAGAGGGAATGGGGAATGGAG TATACGGCTTggacaatttctgggaaaaccTCGAAGCGCAAGAGAAGGAAGGACAAGATGGTGCCGAAGAGAAGACATTGGACAG taTCCCCCTGGACTGGTTTGTCAACGAGATGATTAACAACCCCGACTTCGGCCGATCCGTCGTTCGCAAGTTCATCGACCTTAATcag gacgGCCTGCTTTCATCAGACGAACTCCTCAGGAACGTTTAA